The following are from one region of the Ananas comosus cultivar F153 linkage group 20, ASM154086v1, whole genome shotgun sequence genome:
- the LOC109725760 gene encoding probable mannan synthase 11 isoform X3, giving the protein MEPIVVSLIKTGDLIWNEGSPIDLTDLTECSVYLLREIRNLLIVPLVRIVVVVCLVMTVLILVEKLFVGAVALAVKIWRLKPERRYKWQPIAPDEEEGSAAYPMVLVQIPMYNEREVYKLSIGAACGLKWPSDRVIIQVLDDSTDPEVKSLVDLECQKWKSEGVNIRYEVRGNRKGYKAGALKEGMKHEYVQECEYIAMFDADFQPESNFLLRTIPFLMHNPEIALVQARWKFVNADECLMTRLQEMSLDYHFKIEQEAGSSCFAFFGFNGTAGVWRIKAITDAGGWKDRTTVEDMDLAVRAGLRGWKFVYIGDLKVKSELPSTFKAFRYQQHRWSCGPANLFKKMAVEIIQSKKVSIWKKLHILYDFFFVGKIVAHTLTFIYYCVLIPVSVFFPEVEIPLWGVAYVPTIITLCKSVGTPSSFHLVILWILFENVMSLHRTKAALTGLLDAGRVNEWVVTEKLGEAQKTKPATTREADLTKNLLVDTHEQTNPCILKPKKQQTRFWHRSGRRSTFDSLTV; this is encoded by the exons ATGGAACCCATTGTGGTCTCACTAATCAAAACAG GTGATTTGATATGGAATGAGGGGTCGCCGATCGATTTGACCGACCTAACGGAATGTTCAGTTTATCTTCTGAGAGAGATTCGAAACTTGTTGATAGTCCCGCTGGTGCGAATTGTGGTGGTTGTGTGTTTAGTTATGACGGTGCTGATACTGGTGGAAAAGCTTTTTGTGGGTGCGGTCGCCTTGGCGGTGAAGATATGGAGGCTAAAGCCGGAGAGGCGGTATAAGTGGCAGCCGATTGCGCCggacgaggaggaggggagTGCGGCGTACCCGATGGTGCTCGTTCAGATCCCAATGTACAACGAGAGAGAG GTGTATAAGCTTTCCATCGGAGCAGCATGTGGATTAAAGTGGCCCTCGGATCGCGTGATAATACAAGTATTGGATGATTCAACTGACCCAGAAGTGAAG AGTTTGGTGGATTTGGAGTGTCAAAAATGGAAGAGCGAAGGAGTGAACATAAGATACGAGGTGCGAGGCAACAGGAAGGGATACAAAGCTGGCGCCCTGAAAGAAGGAATGAAGCACGAATACGTGCAGGAGTGTGAATACATTGCCATGTTCGACGCCGATTTCCAACCCGAATCCAATTTCCTATTGCGAACTATACCTTTCCTCATGCACAACCCGGAAATAGCACTCGTTCAAGCTCGATGGAAATTCG TGAACGCCGACGAATGCTTGATGACGAGGTTGCAAGAGATGTCGCTCGACTACCATTTCAAGATCGAACAAGAGGCAGGATCATCATGCTTTGCGTTTTTCGGTTTTAATG GAACCGCTGGAGTTTGGAGGATAAAAGCCATCACAGACGCCGGCGGTTGGAAGGATCGGACGACGGTGGAAGACATGGATCTAGCGGTTCGAGCTGGCCTTCGCGGTTGGAAATTCGTTTACATCGGCGACCTTAAA GTTAAAAGTGAGCTACCAAGTACTTTCAAGGCATTTAGGTACCAGCAACATAGATGGTCTTGTGGCCCTGCTAATTTGTTTAAGAAGATGGCTGTGGAAATTATACAAAGCAAG AAGGTGTCAATATGGAAGAAACTCCACATACTATATGACTTCTTCTTTGTCGGTAAAATTGTGGCTCACACATTAACCTTCATCTACTACTGTGTACTGATTCCAGTTTCCGTGTTTTTTCCCGAAGTGGAGATCCCTCTCTGGGGTGTGGCTTATGTTCCCACAATTATTACCCTCTGCAAATCTGTGGGTACACCAAG CTCTTTTCATCTGGTGATACTATGGATTTTGTTTGAGAATGTTATGTCACTGCACCGGACAAAAGCGGCTTTAACTGGTTTGTTGGATGCTGGGAGAGTCAATGAGTGGGTGGTCACTGAGAAGTTGGGGGAAGCTCAAAAGACAAAACCAGCTACAACACGAGAAGCAGATCTGACTAAGAATCTATTAGTAGATACTCATGAGCAAACAAATCCATGCATTCTCAAACCAAAGAAACAGCAAACTAGGTTTTGGCATAG GTCAGGTCGAAGGTCGACATTCGACTCATTAACAGTTTAA
- the LOC109725760 gene encoding probable mannan synthase 11 isoform X2 — translation MEPIVVSLIKTGDLIWNEGSPIDLTDLTECSVYLLREIRNLLIVPLVRIVVVVCLVMTVLILVEKLFVGAVALAVKIWRLKPERRYKWQPIAPDEEEGSAAYPMVLVQIPMYNEREVYKLSIGAACGLKWPSDRVIIQVLDDSTDPEVKSLVDLECQKWKSEGVNIRYEVRGNRKGYKAGALKEGMKHEYVQECEYIAMFDADFQPESNFLLRTIPFLMHNPEIALVQARWKFVNADECLMTRLQEMSLDYHFKIEQEAGSSCFAFFGFNGTAGVWRIKAITDAGGWKDRTTVEDMDLAVRAGLRGWKFVYIGDLKVKSELPSTFKAFRYQQHRWSCGPANLFKKMAVEIIQSKVSIWKKLHILYDFFFVGKIVAHTLTFIYYCVLIPVSVFFPEVEIPLWGVAYVPTIITLCKSVGTPSSFHLVILWILFENVMSLHRTKAALTGLLDAGRVNEWVVTEKLGEAQKTKPATTREADLTKNLLVDTHEQTNPCILKPKKQQTRFWHRFYYSELSVGTFMLLCGCYDVVYAKEGYFIYLFLQGLAFLVTGFGCMGTHLPDS, via the exons ATGGAACCCATTGTGGTCTCACTAATCAAAACAG GTGATTTGATATGGAATGAGGGGTCGCCGATCGATTTGACCGACCTAACGGAATGTTCAGTTTATCTTCTGAGAGAGATTCGAAACTTGTTGATAGTCCCGCTGGTGCGAATTGTGGTGGTTGTGTGTTTAGTTATGACGGTGCTGATACTGGTGGAAAAGCTTTTTGTGGGTGCGGTCGCCTTGGCGGTGAAGATATGGAGGCTAAAGCCGGAGAGGCGGTATAAGTGGCAGCCGATTGCGCCggacgaggaggaggggagTGCGGCGTACCCGATGGTGCTCGTTCAGATCCCAATGTACAACGAGAGAGAG GTGTATAAGCTTTCCATCGGAGCAGCATGTGGATTAAAGTGGCCCTCGGATCGCGTGATAATACAAGTATTGGATGATTCAACTGACCCAGAAGTGAAG AGTTTGGTGGATTTGGAGTGTCAAAAATGGAAGAGCGAAGGAGTGAACATAAGATACGAGGTGCGAGGCAACAGGAAGGGATACAAAGCTGGCGCCCTGAAAGAAGGAATGAAGCACGAATACGTGCAGGAGTGTGAATACATTGCCATGTTCGACGCCGATTTCCAACCCGAATCCAATTTCCTATTGCGAACTATACCTTTCCTCATGCACAACCCGGAAATAGCACTCGTTCAAGCTCGATGGAAATTCG TGAACGCCGACGAATGCTTGATGACGAGGTTGCAAGAGATGTCGCTCGACTACCATTTCAAGATCGAACAAGAGGCAGGATCATCATGCTTTGCGTTTTTCGGTTTTAATG GAACCGCTGGAGTTTGGAGGATAAAAGCCATCACAGACGCCGGCGGTTGGAAGGATCGGACGACGGTGGAAGACATGGATCTAGCGGTTCGAGCTGGCCTTCGCGGTTGGAAATTCGTTTACATCGGCGACCTTAAA GTTAAAAGTGAGCTACCAAGTACTTTCAAGGCATTTAGGTACCAGCAACATAGATGGTCTTGTGGCCCTGCTAATTTGTTTAAGAAGATGGCTGTGGAAATTATACAAAGCAAG GTGTCAATATGGAAGAAACTCCACATACTATATGACTTCTTCTTTGTCGGTAAAATTGTGGCTCACACATTAACCTTCATCTACTACTGTGTACTGATTCCAGTTTCCGTGTTTTTTCCCGAAGTGGAGATCCCTCTCTGGGGTGTGGCTTATGTTCCCACAATTATTACCCTCTGCAAATCTGTGGGTACACCAAG CTCTTTTCATCTGGTGATACTATGGATTTTGTTTGAGAATGTTATGTCACTGCACCGGACAAAAGCGGCTTTAACTGGTTTGTTGGATGCTGGGAGAGTCAATGAGTGGGTGGTCACTGAGAAGTTGGGGGAAGCTCAAAAGACAAAACCAGCTACAACACGAGAAGCAGATCTGACTAAGAATCTATTAGTAGATACTCATGAGCAAACAAATCCATGCATTCTCAAACCAAAGAAACAGCAAACTAGGTTTTGGCATAG GTTCTATTACTCGGAACTCTCCGTTGGAACCTTCATGTTGCTTTGTGGGTGCTATGATGTTGTATATGCTAAAGAAGGATACTTCATCTACCTCTTCCTTCAAGGACTCGCATTTTTAGTAACAGGTTTTGGGTGCATGGGCACACATCTCCCTGATTCTTAA
- the LOC109725852 gene encoding malate dehydrogenase, chloroplastic-like, translated as MSSAAVSTVAISSFGAQAGLATKSKPPGLTFSTRKSFKSFSGLRSSSSITVESEPSFLGVETSAALHASFTPKIGPKIRPSNRLNPQASAFKVAVLGAAGGIGQPLGLLIKMSPLVSHLHLYDVANVKGVAADLSHCNTPSLVRDFSGQSEIADCLRGVDLVVIPAGVPRKPGMTRDDLFNINAGIVKTLAEAVADNCPDALIHIISNPVNSTMPIAAEVLKQKGVYDPKKLFGVTTLDVVRANTFVAQRKNLKLIDVDVPVVGGHAGITILPLLSRTRPSVTFADHEIEQLTVRIQNAGTEVVEAKDGGGSATLSMAYASARFVESSLRALDGDEDVYECSFIQSELIPDLPFFASRVKLGRKGVEAVISADLQGLTEYESKALEALKPELKASIEKGVAFAQKQNAAAASV; from the coding sequence ATGTCATCCGCAGCAGTTTCAACCGTCGCCATCAGCTCATTTGGTGCTCAAGCTGGTTTGGCTACAAAATCCAAACCGCCGGGCTTAACTTTTAGTACCCGAAAATCCTTCAAGAGTTTCAGCGGCCTGAGATCCTCATCATCAATTACCGTCGAATCAGAGCCATCCTTTCTAGGTGTAGAAACCAGTGCCGCTCTCCACGCGTCATTCACCCCAAAAATTGGGCCAAAAATTAGGCCTTCAAATCGACTCAACCCTCAAGCATCGGCATTTAAGGTTGCCGTCCTCGGCGCTGCTGGCGGAATCGGTCAGCCTCTGGGTCTTCTGATCAAAATGTCGCCTTTAGTTTCTCACTTGCATCTCTACGATGTCGCCAATGTGAAGGGAGTCGCGGCCGATCTGAGCCACTGCAATACCCCCTCTCTGGTGCGCGACTTCAGTGGCCAATCTGAAATAGCTGATTGCTTGAGAGGAGTGGATTTGGTTGTGATCCCTGCTGGCGTACCGCGAAAGCCCGGCATGACCCGCGACGACCTGTTCAACATCAACGCGGGCATCGTGAAAACCCTAGCGGAGGCTGTTGCGGACAATTGCCCCGATGCCCTAATCCACATCATTAGCAACCCAGTCAATTCGACCATGCCGATCGCTGCAGAGGTGCTGAAGCAGAAGGGCGTGTATGATCCCAAGAAGCTCTTTGGTGTTACAACCCTAGATGTCGTTAGGGCTAATACATTCGTCGCGCAGAGGAAGAATCTGAAGCTGATTGATGTGGATGTACCGGTCGTCGGTGGCCATGCTGGAATTACTATCCTGCCCTTGTTATCTAGGACGAGACCGTCAGTGACTTTTGCGGATCACGAAATTGAGCAGCTGACGGTGAGGATACAAAACGCGGGAACGGAGGTTGTGGAAGCGAAAGACGGCGGGGGATCAGCGACACTGTCGATGGCCTACGCTTCTGCGAGATTTGTCGAGTCGTCTCTTAGAGCACTCGACGGAGATGAGGATGTTTATGAATGCTCATTCATTCAGTCCGAGCTTATTCCCGACTTGCCCTTCTTTGCATCGAGAGTCAAGCTCGGGAGGAAAGGGGTAGAGGCCGTGATTTCGGCAGATCTCCAGGGGCTGACGGAGTACGAATCGAAAGCGCTCGAGGCGTTGAAGCCCGAGCTGAAGGCGAGCATAGAGAAGGGCGTGGCTTTCGCGCAGAAGCAGAACGCGGCAGCTGCTTCCGTCTGA
- the LOC109725760 gene encoding probable mannan synthase 11 isoform X1, producing the protein MEPIVVSLIKTGDLIWNEGSPIDLTDLTECSVYLLREIRNLLIVPLVRIVVVVCLVMTVLILVEKLFVGAVALAVKIWRLKPERRYKWQPIAPDEEEGSAAYPMVLVQIPMYNEREVYKLSIGAACGLKWPSDRVIIQVLDDSTDPEVKSLVDLECQKWKSEGVNIRYEVRGNRKGYKAGALKEGMKHEYVQECEYIAMFDADFQPESNFLLRTIPFLMHNPEIALVQARWKFVNADECLMTRLQEMSLDYHFKIEQEAGSSCFAFFGFNGTAGVWRIKAITDAGGWKDRTTVEDMDLAVRAGLRGWKFVYIGDLKVKSELPSTFKAFRYQQHRWSCGPANLFKKMAVEIIQSKKVSIWKKLHILYDFFFVGKIVAHTLTFIYYCVLIPVSVFFPEVEIPLWGVAYVPTIITLCKSVGTPSSFHLVILWILFENVMSLHRTKAALTGLLDAGRVNEWVVTEKLGEAQKTKPATTREADLTKNLLVDTHEQTNPCILKPKKQQTRFWHRFYYSELSVGTFMLLCGCYDVVYAKEGYFIYLFLQGLAFLVTGFGCMGTHLPDS; encoded by the exons ATGGAACCCATTGTGGTCTCACTAATCAAAACAG GTGATTTGATATGGAATGAGGGGTCGCCGATCGATTTGACCGACCTAACGGAATGTTCAGTTTATCTTCTGAGAGAGATTCGAAACTTGTTGATAGTCCCGCTGGTGCGAATTGTGGTGGTTGTGTGTTTAGTTATGACGGTGCTGATACTGGTGGAAAAGCTTTTTGTGGGTGCGGTCGCCTTGGCGGTGAAGATATGGAGGCTAAAGCCGGAGAGGCGGTATAAGTGGCAGCCGATTGCGCCggacgaggaggaggggagTGCGGCGTACCCGATGGTGCTCGTTCAGATCCCAATGTACAACGAGAGAGAG GTGTATAAGCTTTCCATCGGAGCAGCATGTGGATTAAAGTGGCCCTCGGATCGCGTGATAATACAAGTATTGGATGATTCAACTGACCCAGAAGTGAAG AGTTTGGTGGATTTGGAGTGTCAAAAATGGAAGAGCGAAGGAGTGAACATAAGATACGAGGTGCGAGGCAACAGGAAGGGATACAAAGCTGGCGCCCTGAAAGAAGGAATGAAGCACGAATACGTGCAGGAGTGTGAATACATTGCCATGTTCGACGCCGATTTCCAACCCGAATCCAATTTCCTATTGCGAACTATACCTTTCCTCATGCACAACCCGGAAATAGCACTCGTTCAAGCTCGATGGAAATTCG TGAACGCCGACGAATGCTTGATGACGAGGTTGCAAGAGATGTCGCTCGACTACCATTTCAAGATCGAACAAGAGGCAGGATCATCATGCTTTGCGTTTTTCGGTTTTAATG GAACCGCTGGAGTTTGGAGGATAAAAGCCATCACAGACGCCGGCGGTTGGAAGGATCGGACGACGGTGGAAGACATGGATCTAGCGGTTCGAGCTGGCCTTCGCGGTTGGAAATTCGTTTACATCGGCGACCTTAAA GTTAAAAGTGAGCTACCAAGTACTTTCAAGGCATTTAGGTACCAGCAACATAGATGGTCTTGTGGCCCTGCTAATTTGTTTAAGAAGATGGCTGTGGAAATTATACAAAGCAAG AAGGTGTCAATATGGAAGAAACTCCACATACTATATGACTTCTTCTTTGTCGGTAAAATTGTGGCTCACACATTAACCTTCATCTACTACTGTGTACTGATTCCAGTTTCCGTGTTTTTTCCCGAAGTGGAGATCCCTCTCTGGGGTGTGGCTTATGTTCCCACAATTATTACCCTCTGCAAATCTGTGGGTACACCAAG CTCTTTTCATCTGGTGATACTATGGATTTTGTTTGAGAATGTTATGTCACTGCACCGGACAAAAGCGGCTTTAACTGGTTTGTTGGATGCTGGGAGAGTCAATGAGTGGGTGGTCACTGAGAAGTTGGGGGAAGCTCAAAAGACAAAACCAGCTACAACACGAGAAGCAGATCTGACTAAGAATCTATTAGTAGATACTCATGAGCAAACAAATCCATGCATTCTCAAACCAAAGAAACAGCAAACTAGGTTTTGGCATAG GTTCTATTACTCGGAACTCTCCGTTGGAACCTTCATGTTGCTTTGTGGGTGCTATGATGTTGTATATGCTAAAGAAGGATACTTCATCTACCTCTTCCTTCAAGGACTCGCATTTTTAGTAACAGGTTTTGGGTGCATGGGCACACATCTCCCTGATTCTTAA